One window of the Chryseobacterium sp. CY350 genome contains the following:
- a CDS encoding DUF2141 domain-containing protein — translation MEQKIIGILFLLSVNTTLIAQNHFTVEVSRLVADKGYVYFGLFDKKSAFLNEDAAFANAKVKATGTKVSYTFKNLPVGDYAVAVYQDENNNERCDKNMIGYPTEGFGFSNNYKPKFSAPKFDDVKINIKNSTKTNISLIGN, via the coding sequence ATGGAACAGAAAATCATCGGGATATTATTCCTATTATCAGTCAATACAACTCTTATTGCGCAAAATCATTTTACAGTTGAGGTTTCACGGTTGGTGGCTGACAAAGGATATGTCTATTTTGGTCTGTTTGATAAAAAATCTGCATTTTTGAATGAAGATGCTGCGTTTGCTAATGCAAAAGTGAAAGCAACAGGTACTAAAGTCAGTTATACTTTCAAAAATTTGCCTGTCGGAGATTACGCAGTTGCAGTGTATCAGGATGAAAACAATAATGAGAGATGCGACAAAAATATGATAGGATATCCAACCGAAGGATTTGGCTTCTCAAATAACTATAAACCTAAATTTTCTGCTCCGAAATTTGACGATGTTAAAATCAATATTAAAAATTCTACTAAAACCAACATCTCTTTAATCGGAAATTAA